A single genomic interval of Juglans regia cultivar Chandler chromosome 1, Walnut 2.0, whole genome shotgun sequence harbors:
- the LOC109001265 gene encoding probable glycosyltransferase At5g03795, with protein sequence MPSSDKRTFCSFYRPYSSLIFLVLFFVLALVVMISVIQCTLGDERSSEFFKTPDSPYGSSSSLPQTGEKQDRIEKKKESDKINVTTRKSRVKRQYSTLEKIEASLGRARSAIKEAGRTHNLTSTHDDPGYVPRGPVYRNANAFHRSYLEMERIFKIYVYEEGEQPLFHYGPCKSIYSTEGSFIHAMEMENIYRTKDPNKAHVYFMPFSVVEMVKYLFVLNSHDMDPIGATVADYVNVISKTHPYWNRSLGADHVMLSCHDWGPYASSYTPHLYNMSIRVLCNANTSEGFVPSRDVSYPEIHLLTGEVRGLLGGPSPSRRSILAFFAGGRHGHIRPILLKHWEEKDEDVLVYERLPKPLNYNSMLQKSKYCLCPSGFEVASPRVVEAIYAECVPVLISDGYIPPFSDVLNWELFSIQVKVKDIANIKDILTTISENQYRRLQRRVKQVQRHFVVNGPPKRFDIFHMTVHSIWLRRLNIRLKGLGSPLTII encoded by the exons ATGCCATCTTCTGACAAGCGGACTTTCTGTTCATTCTACCGACCGTActcttctttaatatttttggttttattttttgtgctaGCCTTGGTTGTTATGATCTCAGTGATACAGTGCACACTTGGTGATGAGAGGTCTTctgaatttttcaaaactccagATTCTCCGTATGGTTCTTCCTCCTCCCTCCCTCAAACC GGAGAAAAGCAAGACagaatagaaaagaagaaagaatcaGATAAAATCAACGTGACTACAAGGAAAAGCAGAGTAAAGAGACAATACAGTACGTTAGAGAAAATTGAAGCAAGTTTGGGTAGAGCCAGGTCGGCCATTAAAGAGGCTGGTCGAACCCACAATCTGACATCAACCCATGATGATCCTGGCTATGTTCCTCGAGGTCCAGTATATAGGAATGCAAATGCTTTTCACAG gagTTATTTAGAGATGGAAaggattttcaaaatatatgtatatgaagaAGGAGAGCAACCATTGTTTCATTATGGTCCATGCAAGAGTATATATTCCACCGAGGGAAGCTTCATTCATGCTATGGAAATGGAGAATATTTATAGAACCAAAGACCCCAATAAAGCACATGTATATTTCATGCCATTTAGTGTGGTGGAGATGGTTAAGTATCTTTTCGTGCTCAATTCCCATGATATGGATCCCATTGGAGCTACTGTTGCTGACTATGTCAACGTCATTTCCAAGACACATCCCTATTGGAATCGAAGCCTTGGTGCCGATCATGTCATGCTCTCTTGCCATGATTGG GGGCCTTATGCATCTTCATATACTCCTCACCTATACAACATGTCCATTAGAGTATTGTGTAATGCAAATACTTCCGAAGGATTTGTTCCTTCTAGAGACGTTTCATATCCAGAAATCCATCTCCTAACAGGGGAAGTTAGGGGGCTTCTTGGCGGCCCCTCTCCATCTCGCCGATCCATTCTAGCCTTCTTTGCAGGCGGTCGACATGGCCACATTAGACCTATACTGTTGAAACATtgggaagaaaaagatgaagatgTGCTAGTATATGAGCGTCTTCCCAAGCCACTGAACTATAACTCGATGTTGCAGAAGAGTAAGTACTGCCTATGCCCAAGCGGGTTTGAAGTAGCAAGCCCAAGAGTTGTGGAGGCAATCTATGCAGAGTGTGTTCCGGTGCTGATTTCGGATGGCTATATTCCCCCTTTCAGCGATGTTCTAAACTGGGAGTTATTTTCTATCCAGGTGAAAGTGAAGGACATTGCCAATATCAAAGACATACTTACGACCATCTCTGAAAATCAGTACAGAAGACTGCAAAGGAGGGTGAAGCAGGTGCAAAGACACTTCGTAGTGAATGGACCTCCAAAGAGATTTGACATCTTTCACATGACTGTTCACTCAATTTGGCTTAGGAGGTTGAACATCCGCTTGAAGGGATTAGGCTCACCATTGACCATCATATAA
- the LOC109001396 gene encoding SUN domain-containing protein 4 gives MQRSRRAILQRRALEKAISGRTRLYKVSLSLVFVLWGLVFLFSLWISHGHGYRDEPAVILAGTSTWDEAKVGCNDSDTTDNHPPTEALCTNAAETRGYGSKSVADDDSTNYVSVEVSRNDVSTVGEQPAVENSLSALKSENDAPKNDRLSHTVPLGLDEFKSRAFSSVSKSGSGQAGNVIHRVEPGGAEYNYASASKGAKILAFNKEAKGASNILGRDKDKYLRNPCSVDEKFAIIELSEEILVDTIEIANFEHHSSNLKDFELLGGLVYPTDEWVKLGNFTASNVKHAQRFVLQEPKWVRYLKLNLLSHYGSEFYCTLSFVEVYGVDAVERMLEDLISAQDKKLYVTEEGTGDKKELPSQPEPTESVDLDQDITETEITSAHETVKTNGPDPVEEMRHQQVGRMPGDTVLKILMQKVHSLDLNLSVLEQFLEELVSRYGNIFKDIKEDIGEKDVILERIREDIRNLLENQEVIAKDVDDFISWRSLVSLQLDNLLRDNAVLRSQVDEVKENQFSMENKGIVIFVVCLIFSVLALVRLFLDLAVSVYMALSVHRTNESGKFCWMNSPWLFLLLSCSTIIFILSI, from the exons ATGCAGAGGTCACGTAGAGCTATTCTTCAAAGAAGAGCTTTGGAGAAGGCTATAAGTGGAAGAACTAGATTGTACAAGGTTTCTCTTTCTTTGGTGTTTGTTTTGTGGGGGCTTGTCTTCCTTTTTAGCTTATGGATCAGTCACGGCCATGGTTATAGAG ATGAACCTGCTGTAATTCTGGCTGGCACATcaacttgggatgaagctaagGTGGGATGTAATGACTCAGATACTACAGATAATCATCCACCAACGGAGGCTTTGTGTACAAATGCTGCTGAAACCAGAGGGTATGGTAGTAAATCAGTTGCTGATGATGACAGCACAAATTATGTCTCAGTTGAAGTGAGTAGAAATGATGTCTCAACTGTTGGAGAGCAACCTGCAGTGGAGAACTCCCTTTCTGCTCTGAAATCGGAAAATGATGCTCCAAAGAATGATCGTCTCTCTCACACTGTACCACTTGGTCTTGATGAATTCAAAAGCAGAGCCTTTAGTTCTGTAAGTAAATCTGGATCCGGTCAGGCTGGAAACGTAATACACAGAGTTGAGCCTGGTGGTGCTGAGTACAATTATGCTTCAGCATCAAAGGGGGCAAAGATTTTGGCATTTAACAAGGAAGCCAAGGGTGCCTCTAATATCTTAGGTAGAGATAAGGACAAGTATCTTCGGAATCCCTGTTCTGTGGATGAGAAATTTGCCATTATAGAGCTTTCAGAAGAAATCTTAGTAGATACAATTGAAATAGCTAATTTTGAGCACCACTCTTCTAATTTGAAGGACTTTGAGTTGCTTGGCGGTTTGGTTTATCCAACAGATGAATGGGTCAAACTCGGGAATTTCACTGCTTCAAACGTTAAGCATGCACAGAGGTTTGTTCTTCAGGAGCCAAAATGGGTAAGATACCTAAAGTTGAATCTTTTGAGCCACTATGGTTCAGAATTCTATTGTACATTGAGTTTTGTTGAAGTTTATGGTGTGGATGCTGTTGAAAGAATGCTGGAAGATTTGATATCTGCTCAAGATAAAAAATTGTATGTGACTGAGGAAGGAACTGGTGACAAAAAGGAACTACCCTCCCAGCCAGAGCCCACAGAGAGTGTTGACCTTGATCAAGATATCACAGAAACTGAAATTACTTCTGCACATGAAACTGTAAAAACGAACGGGCCTGATCCAGTAGAAGAGATGCGTCACCAACAAGTTGGCAGGATGCCGGGGGATACGGTTCTCAAGATATTGATGCAGAAAGTGCATTCACTGGATTTAAATTTATCAGTTTTGGAGCAGTTTTTGGAGGAATTGGTTTCCAGATATGgcaatattttcaaagatatcAAGGAAGATATAGGAGAGAAAGATGTAATTTTAGAAAGGATCAGAGAGGACATACGGAATCTTCTTGAAAATCAGGAAGTCATT GCTAAAGatgttgatgattttatttcttggaGGTCCCTTGTTTCATTGCAATTGGATAATTTACTCAGGGACAATGCTGTTCTCAG ATCTCAGGTTGATGAGGTCAAGGAGAATCAGTTTTCAATGGAGAATAAGGGTATTGTGATATTTGTtgtatgtttaattttttcagttCTAGCTCTTGTGAGACTATTTCTAGATCTGGCGGTAAGTGTTTATATGGCATTGAGTGTTCATAGAACAAATGAGTCCGGGAAATTTTGTTGGATGAACTCGCCCTGGCTGTTCTTGCTATTGAGCTGTAGCACTATTATCTTCATACTATCAATATAA
- the LOC109001395 gene encoding dynamin-2A-like, producing the protein MEAIEELSQLSESMRQAGALLADEDVDENPGSSSGSSRRASTFLNVVALGNVGAGKSAVLNSLIGHPVLPTGENGATRAPISIDLQRDGSLSSKSIILQIDNKSQQVSASALRHSLQDRLSKGSSGKSRDEIYLKLRTSTAPPLKLIDLPGLDQRIMDDSLVSEYAEHNDAILLVIVPAAQAPEVASCRAIRIAKEYDGDGTRTIGVISKIDQAASDQKSLAAVQALLLNQGPSRASDIPWVALIGQSVSIASAQSGSIGSENSLETAWRAESESLKSILTGAPQTKLGRIALVDALAQQIRNRMKVRLPNVLSGLQGKSQIVQDELVRLGEQLVQSSEGTRALALELCREFEDKFLQHVTSGEGSGWKIVASFEGSFPNRMKQLPLDKHFDINNVKRIVLEADGYQPYLISPEKGLRSLIKGVLELAKEPSRLCVDEVHRVLVDIVSAAANATPGLGRYPPFKREVVAIASAALDGFKNEAKKMVVALVDMERAFVPPQHFIRLVQRRMERQRREEELKTRSSKKGQEAEQATLNRATSPQTGGQQTGGSLKSMKEKPGQTEKEVQENSGLKTAGPEGEITAGFILKKSAKTNGWSRRWFVLNEKTGKLGYTKKQEERHFRGVITLEECNIEEVSDEEEPPSKGSKDKKANGPDSGKAPSLVFKITSKVPYKTVLKAHSAVVLKAESMADKIEWMNKIRNVIQPSRGGQVKGEGGGMRQSLSDGSLDMMARKPADPEEELRWMSQEVRGYVEAVLNSLAANVPKAVVLCQVEKAKEDMLNQLYSNVSAQSTARIEELLQEDQNVKRRRERYQKQSSLLSKLTRQLSIHDNQASAASSWSNGGGAESSPRTSGPSGDDWRSAFDAAANGSVDYNSFGDSSRSGSNGHSRHHSDPAQNGDVNSGSNSGSRRTPNRLPPPPPQSGSSNYKYY; encoded by the exons ATGGAGGCGATCGAGGAGTTGTCTCAGCTGTCGGAGTCGATGCGGCAAGCCGGGGCTCTTCTTGCCGACGAAGACGTTGACGAAAACCCCGGCTCTTCCTCCGGTTCTTCTAGAAGGGCTTCTACTTTCCTCAATGTTGTAGCTCTTGGAAATGTC GGTGCTGGTAAATCTGCAGTCTTGAACAGTTTAATTGGGCATCCTGTTTTG CCGACTGGTGAAAACGGTGCCACTCGAGCTCCCATAAGCATAGATTTGCAGAGGGATGGTTCTTTGAGCAGCAAATCGATTATTTTGCAGATTGACaataaatctcaacaagtttCTGCAA GCGCTTTACGACATTCTCTCCAGGATAGACTGAGTAAGGGTTCCTCTGGCAAGAGTCGAGATGAAATATATTTGAAGCTACGCACAAGTACAG CACCTCCTTTGAAGTTGATTGATTTACCTGGGTTGGATCAACGGATCATGGATGACTCACTG GTTAGTGAATATGCAGAGCACAACGATGCCATTCTACTAGTTATAGTACCTGCCGCACAGGCACCTGAAGTTGCTTCATGTCGAGCCATCAGAATCGCCAAGGAATATGATGGAGATG GTACCAGAACCATTGGTGTAATTAGTAAAATAGATCAAGCTGCATCGGATCAGAAATCACTTGCTGCAGTTCAGGCTCTTCTGTTAAATCAGGGGCCATCAAGGGCATCCGATATCCCATGGGTTGCTTTAATAGGCCAATCAGTCTCAATAGCATCTGCACAATCAGGATCGATTGGCTCAGAGAATTCTTTAGAAACTGCATGGAGAGCAGAGAGTGAAAGTCTTAAATCCATACTAACTGGAGCCCCACAAACTAAACTTGGGAGAATAGCTTTGGTTGATGCTCTGGCGCAGCAGATTAGGAATCGCATGAAAGTTCGGCTTCCAAACGTCCTCTCTGG GTTACAAGGGAAGTCGCAAATAGTTCAGGATGAGCTGGTGAGGCTTGGTGAGCAATTGGTTCAAAGTTCCGAGGGCACCCGAGCTCTAGCCCTGGAACTTTGCCGTGAATTTGAGGATAAGTTCCTCCAGCATGTTACATCTGGGGAG GGTTCTGGTTGGAAAATTGTTGCCAGTTTTGAGGGGAGTTTTCCAAATAGAATGAAGCAACTTCCTTTAGACAAACATTTTGATATCAACAATGTTAAGAGG ATTGTGTTGGAAGCAGATGGTTATCAGCCATATCTCATATCCCCTGAAAAGGGTTTAAGATCCTTAATTAAAGGTGTCTTGGAGCTTGCTAAAGAACCATCACGGCTTTGTGTTGATGAG GTACACCGTGTTCTGGTTGATATAGTTTCTGCTGCAGCAAATGCTACACCAGGTCTTGGAAGATACCCTCCATTCAAGAGAGAG GTTGTGGCCATTGCAAGTGCTGCCTTAGATGGTTTTAAGAATGAGGCAAAGAAAATGGTTGTTGCACTAGTTGACATGGAGCGAGCTTTTGTGCCCCCCCAACATTTCATCCGTTTGGTGCAAAGGAG GATGGAGAGACAGCGCCGAGAGGAGGAGCTGAAAACTCGATCTTCAAAAAAGGGGCAAGAGGCAGAGCAGGCAACACTAAACAGA GCAACTAGTCCTCAAACAGGTGGTCAGCAAACTGGTGGAAGCTTGAAATCAATGAAGGAAAAACCAGGGCAGACAGAGAAAGAAGTTCAGGAGAATTCAGGTTTAAAGACTGCAGGTCCCGAAGGAGAAATAACAGCAG gttttatattaaagaaaagTGCAAAAACTAATGGTTGGAGCCGTCGGTGGTTTGTTTTGAACGAGAAGACTGGAAAG CTTGGTTACACCAAAAAGCAGGAGGAAAGACATTTTCGAGGAGTCATCACTTTGGAG GAATGTAATATTGAAGAGGTATCAGATGAGGAAGAACCTCCATCAAAGGGCTCAAAGGATAAGAAGGCTAATGGGCCAGATTCTGGAAAAGCACCCAGTCTTGTGTTCAAGATCACTAGCAAGGTTCCATATAAAACTGTTTTGAAAG CCCATAGTGCCGTTGTATTGAAGGCTGAGAGTATGGCCGATAAGATTGAATGgatgaataaaataagaaatgttATTCAACCTTCTAGGGGAGGACAAGTAAAGGGTGAAGGTGGTGGTATGCGACAAAGCCTTTCCGATGGTTCTCTT GATATGATGGCTCGAAAGCCTGCTGATCCTGAGGAAGAGCTTCGGTGGATGTCTCAAGAAGTACGAGGTTATGTGGAAGCAGTTTTGAACAGTTTGGCTGCAAATGTCCCCAAA GCAGTTGTTCTTTGCCAAGTAGAGAAAGCGAAGGAAGATATGCTAAATCAGTTGTATAGCAACGTCAG TGCACAAAGCACAGCAAGGATTGAAGAGTTGCTCCAGGAGGACCAGAATGTCAAACGTAGGAGGGAGCGCTACCAGAAGCAGTCTTCTCTTCTTTCAAAACTAACGCGCCAACTTAGCATTCATGACAACCAAGCTTCTGCTGCCTCCAGCTGGTCTAATGGTGGTGGGGCAG AAAGCAGCCCTAGGACCAGTGGTCCATCTGGTGATGACTGGAGGTCTGCATTTGATGCGGCTGCTAATGGCTCTGTTGATTATAATTCCTTTGGCGATTCTTCTAGGTCTGGATCCAATGGTCACAGCCGACATCACAGTGACCCGGCACAAAATGGTGATGTGAACTCTGGTTCAAATTCCGGCAGCCGACGTACTCCTAATCGGTTGCCCCCTCCTCCACCGCAGTCTGGTTcttcaaattacaaatattattaa